A genomic stretch from Chryseobacterium sp. SNU WT5 includes:
- a CDS encoding beta-ketoacyl-[acyl-carrier-protein] synthase family protein, with the protein MKNRVVVTGFGSISSLGNNVDETEQNLKNGRINYQTIPIERFPTDSKTLQNNQGFIMDQNLFNSSLDKDISLMVELAKLSINEALEMANISPDDIAKRKSGLCLGTSVGASYAIIKRMKKSLEENVDDYKLALYSSPKVIGNIAKEYKLKGPVSAISTACASGTNSIGRAFDLIENGKTDVMICGGMDIFTELTYTGFNSLMAISKTKCNPFSNKKNGMSLGDASTVLILENLESAIARDAKIYAEIKGYCILNEAYHPTAPHPDGIYALKCMQKTLDYGGVAIEELDYINAHGTGTVKNDSSELIACETLLQNKKNKTFVGSTKSLTGHALGAAGSLEALISILSIKNSELYGKYDDVVMPDAPKIDFVTENVYHTSINNVISNSFGFGGNMSSILISKYNN; encoded by the coding sequence ATGAAAAATAGAGTTGTAGTTACGGGATTTGGATCCATATCATCATTAGGAAATAATGTAGATGAAACCGAACAGAATTTAAAGAATGGGCGAATAAATTATCAGACGATTCCTATTGAGCGTTTTCCTACGGATAGCAAAACCTTGCAAAATAACCAAGGGTTCATAATGGATCAGAATTTATTTAATAGCTCTCTGGATAAAGACATTTCGCTAATGGTAGAATTAGCAAAGCTGTCAATCAATGAAGCACTGGAAATGGCAAATATCTCTCCTGACGATATTGCAAAAAGAAAATCTGGACTTTGTTTGGGGACTTCTGTAGGAGCAAGTTATGCGATCATTAAAAGAATGAAAAAATCATTAGAAGAAAATGTGGATGATTATAAGTTGGCCCTTTACTCTTCTCCAAAAGTGATTGGGAATATTGCGAAAGAATATAAATTAAAAGGCCCTGTATCCGCTATTTCGACTGCTTGTGCATCTGGAACAAATTCGATAGGAAGAGCTTTCGATCTTATAGAAAATGGGAAAACTGATGTGATGATTTGTGGAGGAATGGACATTTTTACAGAGCTAACCTATACAGGATTTAATTCCTTGATGGCAATCTCTAAAACGAAATGTAATCCATTTAGCAACAAAAAGAATGGGATGTCTTTAGGTGATGCATCGACGGTATTAATTTTAGAAAATTTAGAATCTGCCATTGCACGGGATGCTAAAATCTATGCAGAAATAAAAGGATACTGTATTCTGAATGAAGCCTATCATCCTACAGCACCACATCCAGACGGAATTTATGCGTTGAAGTGTATGCAGAAAACTTTGGATTATGGCGGGGTAGCAATTGAGGAGCTCGATTACATCAATGCACATGGAACTGGAACGGTGAAAAACGATTCTTCGGAGTTGATTGCCTGTGAAACACTTCTTCAAAATAAGAAAAATAAAACTTTTGTAGGGTCCACAAAATCACTGACGGGACATGCCCTAGGTGCTGCCGGAAGCTTGGAAGCTTTAATAAGTATTCTTAGTATAAAAAATAGTGAACTCTATGGTAAATACGATGACGTCGTAATGCCAGATGCTCCAAAGATTGATTTCGTTACGGAGAATGTATATCACACAAGTATTAATAATGTAATATCAAATTCATTTGGGTTTGGTGGCAATATGTCCAGCATCCTTATCTCAAAATATAACAACTAA
- a CDS encoding beta-ketoacyl synthase N-terminal-like domain-containing protein → MENTKVFITGLGSLSALGYGAEETWENLKNLKKITKKDNWDNEKIQPHYFGEAVDVNFEEEVKWMDRFSPKKYSKLGLLACKKAIEDAGIQNLNEDNDIGLIIETSLGATESVEDYLYDLFLKGVAKVSPIKFTKTVANTVLGDVSRTFGLKGPSSLIFNESSVSYGYDLIKKGVVDIVICGGVDHYSSFRMLSEQEEGNLHSDDMEINRKELNRSILGEGASFIVLESEKSVQNRQRKPYAEIIDENYVFDYNNVESTTSRSAYVFDDASALMSDKLYKNQSIVFLSGFSNENQHVASEQKLVDEMKVDNEVYSLIHKKYTGDMKSASAVMGLSIASQILAKSYLPETKTTKKLDLAFVNAVHEGGGSSQFLLKNA, encoded by the coding sequence ATGGAAAATACTAAAGTTTTTATAACAGGATTGGGATCTTTATCAGCGCTGGGATATGGCGCAGAAGAAACATGGGAAAATTTAAAAAATCTCAAAAAGATTACTAAAAAGGATAATTGGGATAATGAGAAAATACAGCCGCATTACTTCGGTGAAGCTGTAGATGTAAATTTTGAAGAAGAAGTAAAATGGATGGATCGGTTTTCACCAAAAAAATACTCAAAATTAGGATTGTTAGCCTGTAAAAAAGCAATTGAAGACGCAGGAATACAAAACCTGAATGAAGATAATGATATCGGACTGATCATTGAAACATCACTAGGAGCAACGGAGTCTGTGGAGGATTATCTATATGACCTGTTCCTAAAAGGAGTGGCAAAAGTAAGCCCGATTAAATTTACAAAAACGGTAGCAAATACTGTTCTAGGTGATGTGTCCAGAACATTTGGACTCAAAGGACCCAGCTCCCTTATTTTTAATGAAAGCAGCGTTTCTTATGGTTACGATTTAATTAAGAAAGGTGTAGTAGATATTGTTATTTGCGGTGGAGTAGACCATTATTCTTCGTTCAGAATGTTGAGCGAGCAGGAGGAAGGAAACTTACACAGTGATGACATGGAAATCAATAGAAAAGAATTAAATCGATCCATATTAGGTGAAGGTGCTTCTTTCATAGTACTGGAATCTGAAAAAAGCGTTCAGAACCGTCAGCGGAAACCATACGCAGAGATTATTGATGAGAATTATGTTTTCGACTATAATAATGTAGAAAGCACAACAAGCAGATCAGCTTATGTTTTTGATGATGCCTCTGCTTTGATGAGTGATAAGCTTTATAAAAATCAGTCTATTGTTTTCCTAAGCGGCTTTTCAAACGAAAACCAGCACGTGGCGAGTGAACAGAAATTAGTAGATGAAATGAAAGTAGATAATGAGGTGTACTCATTGATACACAAGAAATATACTGGAGATATGAAATCAGCGAGCGCCGTAATGGGCTTGAGTATCGCCAGCCAGATCTTAGCCAAGAGCTACCTGCCAGAAACTAAAACTACCAAAAAATTAGATCTAGCTTTTGTTAACGCAGTTCATGAAGGCGGTGGGAGTTCACAATTTTTATTAAAAAACGCATAA
- a CDS encoding SDR family NAD(P)-dependent oxidoreductase, translating into MKNILITGGSKGIGRDLVIKFHNLGHNVIFTYLNSEQSANELVDQLMLSNSRGTVTAIRCDTSSVDQVSSAVTLHKEFFKNLDVLVNNAGVKDSKNSKKAKPFLLTSYDEWWEVMHNNVNCVIVPTKRLLPFMIKNKRGRIINITSVSGIKGNPGQSAYAASKAAITNFSKSINKELSGLGIIVNCVAPSFIETEMTENIPDAYVTQRLQSTLLKRMGRVEEMSNLISYLAFEAPDFLINQEIVFDGGIG; encoded by the coding sequence ATGAAAAATATTTTAATAACAGGAGGCTCCAAAGGAATAGGACGGGACTTGGTAATTAAGTTTCACAACTTAGGACATAACGTAATATTCACGTACCTGAATTCAGAACAAAGTGCTAACGAATTAGTTGATCAGTTAATGCTGTCTAATAGCCGTGGTACGGTGACAGCAATACGTTGTGATACTTCCAGTGTGGATCAGGTTTCCAGCGCAGTCACTTTACACAAAGAGTTTTTTAAAAACCTGGATGTTCTTGTCAATAATGCCGGAGTGAAAGACAGTAAAAACAGTAAAAAAGCAAAACCATTTTTGTTGACCTCCTATGATGAGTGGTGGGAAGTAATGCACAATAATGTGAACTGTGTAATTGTCCCAACAAAAAGATTGTTGCCGTTTATGATAAAGAATAAGAGAGGACGAATTATCAATATTACTTCGGTGTCGGGAATTAAAGGGAATCCTGGACAATCCGCATATGCCGCGTCAAAAGCAGCAATAACCAATTTCTCTAAGTCCATCAACAAAGAATTAAGTGGATTGGGAATTATTGTGAATTGCGTAGCGCCAAGCTTTATAGAAACGGAGATGACAGAAAATATCCCAGATGCATATGTAACGCAACGCCTTCAGAGTACCTTACTTAAGAGAATGGGTCGTGTGGAAGAGATGTCGAACCTTATTTCTTACCTGGCATTTGAAGCACCAGACTTCTTAATCAATCAAGAAATCGTGTTTGACGGTGGAATAGGATAA
- a CDS encoding type II CAAX prenyl endopeptidase Rce1 family protein, translating to MKSNKFPRIAIYFIIALLFSIIFRLKPIHLPDFYLSEYVYGLLGGAGPFIGAIVVLFLFKDEIKNNVTYKGVFSWLQILVLFLVPSALLCFFGTSSGSHLNGLLLGLYISIYSVLEERGWRGYLQSEFKSKKPILKYLIVSLFWYTWHLTFLGQTSFLNELVIFGILFLSSIGIGIMADRTKSIFFAACFHLIGNTLAFSSELTTYLTKDTRNITVAISIVVWLIAFFIAKRKKILSYTDQ from the coding sequence ATGAAATCGAATAAATTTCCCAGAATAGCTATCTACTTCATTATCGCTTTGCTTTTTTCTATTATTTTCAGATTAAAACCTATTCATCTTCCAGATTTCTATCTAAGCGAGTATGTTTATGGTCTCTTGGGAGGAGCCGGACCGTTTATTGGTGCAATTGTAGTTTTATTTCTGTTCAAAGATGAAATTAAAAATAACGTTACCTACAAAGGTGTTTTTTCATGGCTACAGATATTAGTTTTATTTTTAGTTCCTTCCGCTTTACTCTGCTTTTTTGGAACCAGTTCTGGAAGTCATCTTAATGGATTATTATTAGGATTATACATCTCGATCTATTCCGTGTTAGAAGAACGTGGATGGAGAGGTTATCTTCAGTCAGAGTTTAAAAGCAAAAAACCAATTCTTAAATACCTTATCGTTTCTTTATTCTGGTATACGTGGCATTTAACATTCCTGGGACAAACGTCGTTCTTAAACGAACTGGTCATCTTCGGAATTTTATTTCTAAGCAGTATTGGAATCGGAATCATGGCCGACAGAACCAAGTCTATTTTTTTTGCAGCATGTTTTCACCTGATAGGAAACACCTTGGCTTTCTCCTCAGAACTCACTACGTATTTAACTAAAGATACCAGGAATATTACCGTTGCAATATCCATTGTGGTATGGCTCATCGCTTTTTTTATTGCCAAAAGAAAAAAAATATTATCGTACACTGATCAATAG
- a CDS encoding alpha/beta fold hydrolase, translating to MKTTVLNSYNDEAIVFLNPMGSDTRFWKKNFPDEILENYEVIFIDYPGYNSKFFKYKNFAEQAVDLCDNVLCKIKKPLHLIGYSYGGFLAQYIVNQNLENIKSMILIGSSYKLNPINIEINSVLKSVAKENLLLFCRSLSIISHEADEINSNPLMGLQKFANLKLSIDNSDVICNQLEHLLKHKSITFTCDKSLNTLIIYGENDKMMSDADINYYRNYFENLKVFKLRNESHMIPTETLYPLIINHFNTIEHDRLSFANV from the coding sequence ATGAAAACAACGGTGCTAAATAGTTATAACGACGAAGCTATTGTCTTTTTAAATCCAATGGGTTCAGACACACGCTTCTGGAAAAAGAATTTTCCTGATGAAATTCTAGAAAATTACGAGGTGATCTTTATCGACTATCCTGGGTATAATTCGAAGTTTTTTAAGTACAAAAATTTTGCCGAGCAGGCGGTTGATTTGTGTGACAATGTATTATGTAAAATAAAAAAGCCACTTCATCTTATAGGATACAGCTACGGCGGGTTCCTAGCACAATATATCGTGAATCAAAACTTAGAGAATATTAAATCTATGATCCTTATTGGATCTTCCTACAAATTGAATCCAATAAATATTGAGATCAACTCGGTATTAAAATCAGTTGCCAAAGAAAATTTATTACTATTCTGCAGATCACTTTCCATAATTTCTCACGAAGCAGATGAGATCAACAGTAATCCGCTGATGGGGCTTCAGAAATTTGCAAATCTTAAATTATCGATCGATAATTCTGATGTAATATGCAACCAGTTAGAACATCTGCTAAAACACAAGAGTATAACATTTACGTGTGATAAAAGTCTGAACACGCTCATCATCTATGGTGAAAATGATAAAATGATGTCAGATGCTGATATTAATTATTACAGAAACTACTTCGAGAATCTTAAAGTCTTTAAATTGAGAAATGAATCACATATGATTCCAACAGAAACGCTATATCCATTGATTATTAACCATTTTAACACCATAGAACATGATAGACTATCGTTTGCAAACGTTTGA